The following are encoded together in the Echinicola jeungdonensis genome:
- a CDS encoding MotA/TolQ/ExbB proton channel family protein has protein sequence MTLLQTLSTNNQAVVDSLSTVESSGQSIGLMELMIKGGYMMIPLYALFILAIFIFVERIITLKKAAQTPKGMVDQVKMMVQTGDIGGAKMICDGENTPVANMISKGLERIGSPLKNIEVAIENVGKIEIYKLERNLNMLATVSGAAPMIGFLGTVAGMIRAFIGVAQEEGMVSPKLLSTGIYEAMITTATGLVVGIIAYLGYNYLVTRVSKLIHHMEYTTVEFMDLLQDKK, from the coding sequence ATGACTTTATTACAAACATTATCGACCAACAATCAAGCAGTTGTTGATAGCCTTTCCACGGTGGAAAGCAGCGGACAAAGCATTGGCCTAATGGAATTAATGATCAAAGGAGGATACATGATGATTCCTCTTTATGCCTTGTTTATTTTGGCCATTTTTATTTTTGTGGAAAGGATCATTACCCTGAAAAAAGCTGCTCAAACGCCAAAAGGTATGGTGGACCAAGTGAAAATGATGGTCCAGACAGGGGATATTGGAGGAGCCAAAATGATCTGTGATGGTGAAAACACTCCCGTTGCCAATATGATTTCCAAAGGACTGGAAAGGATAGGAAGTCCTTTGAAAAATATCGAGGTGGCCATTGAAAATGTTGGGAAAATAGAAATTTACAAACTGGAACGAAATCTTAATATGCTGGCAACAGTTTCTGGTGCTGCCCCTATGATAGGATTTTTAGGTACAGTTGCAGGGATGATCCGGGCTTTTATCGGAGTAGCTCAGGAGGAAGGGATGGTTTCGCCCAAATTGCTTTCCACAGGGATTTATGAAGCCATGATCACTACGGCTACCGGTTTAGTTGTGGGGATTATTGCTTATTTGGGATATAATTACCTGGTGACCAGGGTTTCCAAACTGATCCACCATATGGAATACACTACCGTAGAATTTATGGACCTTTTACAGGACAAAAAATAA
- a CDS encoding phosphoribosylanthranilate isomerase — translation MALKTFVKISTVNNLSDARYCAGMYVNLMGFNLEKENKDYMPPQKFKELTEWLSGLEYVAEFEASHPENILNILKEYEGVDYIQTPEEVHLQMLVNSSYKLIWKNLVKSVEDLQYLLTKAPSLKENDVILLIESENLKLDRETTQIIQEIADKCDVLLGFGLEADQIEETLESTSVKGIALKGGDEIKPGYKDFDELADILEALEEAD, via the coding sequence ATGGCGCTCAAAACTTTCGTAAAAATAAGCACGGTTAATAATTTAAGTGACGCAAGATATTGCGCAGGCATGTATGTAAACCTAATGGGATTCAACCTGGAAAAGGAAAATAAGGATTATATGCCTCCCCAAAAATTTAAGGAATTGACTGAATGGTTGTCTGGATTGGAATATGTTGCAGAATTTGAAGCGTCCCATCCAGAAAATATTTTAAATATCCTTAAAGAATATGAAGGGGTGGATTATATCCAAACTCCTGAAGAGGTCCACCTTCAAATGTTAGTTAACAGTTCCTATAAATTAATCTGGAAAAACCTGGTAAAATCAGTAGAGGACCTGCAATATTTATTGACCAAAGCCCCCAGCTTAAAGGAAAATGATGTGATCCTGTTAATAGAATCAGAAAATTTAAAGTTGGACAGGGAAACAACCCAAATAATCCAGGAAATTGCTGACAAGTGTGATGTTTTGTTAGGATTTGGGTTGGAAGCTGATCAAATTGAAGAAACTCTTGAATCTACCTCGGTTAAAGGAATTGCCCTAAAAGGTGGAGATGAGATAAAACCCGGATATAAGGATTTTGATGAATTAGCAGATATTCTGGAAGCTTTGGAAGAGGCGGATTGA
- a CDS encoding energy transducer TonB: MQLEEVNKEELKSKKKAAIITIIINVLVLVGIYFIVVWRPPVPPIPKFGLQLNLGFTEVGSGNRQTETPPSENKEATNENPSPGAPEQVAEPVKTEAVPKSQPEAQPEPTPTKSALETKSNVASPLEGKEKTSESTKENQKPEVNKQPETQPKEEKSEKVEEKPKIDERAIFGAGGNQGNSNQASTGSSQGTTTQKGDEGKSTGTIDGRAVMKSGNGNAGQGAGYNLDLAGWDFANKPNIQDNVSNRNGKIVFKIVVDDNGRVVQAIPLEYNVNNEVLSYYRGVVNKLTFKRQSGNPAADYSEGKITFIIKVD, encoded by the coding sequence ATGCAATTGGAGGAAGTAAATAAAGAGGAATTAAAAAGTAAAAAAAAGGCAGCCATAATCACCATTATTATTAATGTGTTGGTGTTGGTGGGGATTTATTTTATTGTGGTTTGGAGACCACCTGTTCCACCTATTCCAAAATTTGGTTTGCAGCTTAACCTTGGATTTACAGAAGTGGGTAGTGGAAATCGACAAACTGAAACCCCACCTTCAGAAAATAAGGAAGCGACTAACGAAAATCCTTCCCCAGGTGCACCAGAGCAGGTTGCTGAACCTGTGAAAACAGAAGCAGTGCCCAAATCCCAACCTGAAGCTCAGCCCGAGCCAACGCCAACTAAAAGTGCATTGGAAACTAAATCCAATGTGGCAAGTCCTTTGGAAGGAAAAGAGAAAACTTCTGAATCTACAAAAGAAAACCAAAAACCAGAGGTAAATAAACAACCTGAAACCCAACCAAAAGAAGAAAAATCGGAAAAGGTGGAAGAAAAACCAAAAATTGATGAAAGGGCAATTTTTGGTGCTGGGGGAAATCAAGGAAATAGTAACCAAGCCAGTACTGGTAGCAGTCAGGGAACTACTACCCAAAAAGGGGATGAAGGTAAAAGTACCGGGACCATTGATGGTAGGGCGGTGATGAAATCTGGCAATGGTAATGCAGGTCAAGGTGCAGGATATAACCTGGATTTGGCAGGTTGGGATTTTGCCAATAAGCCCAATATTCAGGATAATGTGTCCAATAGGAACGGAAAAATAGTTTTTAAAATAGTTGTGGATGACAATGGAAGGGTTGTTCAAGCGATTCCATTGGAATACAATGTGAATAATGAAGTACTAAGTTATTACCGGGGTGTGGTCAATAAACTTACTTTTAAAAGGCAAAGCGGTAATCCGGCTGCTGATTACTCAGAAGGAAAAATCACCTTTATCATTAAAGTAGATTAA
- a CDS encoding bifunctional folylpolyglutamate synthase/dihydrofolate synthase, whose product MNYQETLDYLFNALPMFQRVGAAAFKKDLGNTVKLCKQLGNPQDQFKSIHIAGTNGKGSSSHMLASVLQVAGYKVGLYTSPHLKSFTERIKINGKEIPPGVVVDFVKNNKEFLDQCKPSFFEMTVGLAFAYFAAEKVDYAVIEVGMGGRFDSTNIINPELCLITNIGLDHTQFLGETIAKIAFEKGGIIKENVPVIISQTQEEAAPEFKEIAFQKNAPIYFADQYYQVFQKGLNKHNLLCDYQLVKCGIETVVSMDLFGQYQEKNLPGVLKVLDILGEMGLKLNAEAIHKGLAHAASNTHLKGRFQKLQEEPLVYCDTGHNVDGMTALVKQIRSMDYDRLYMVLGMVNDKDITQVLALLPKEAHYIFCQAKLPRALDAKELKDKAFAFQLHGEIIRDVNMAFKETLKKAGKKDLIFVGGSTFVVAELENL is encoded by the coding sequence ATGAATTATCAGGAAACGTTGGACTACCTGTTCAATGCATTGCCCATGTTCCAGAGGGTGGGAGCGGCAGCATTCAAAAAAGACCTCGGGAATACGGTTAAACTATGTAAACAACTGGGAAACCCCCAGGATCAATTTAAATCCATCCATATTGCCGGCACCAATGGTAAAGGAAGCTCTTCCCATATGTTGGCCTCAGTATTACAAGTAGCCGGCTATAAAGTAGGCCTTTACACTTCTCCGCATTTAAAATCTTTTACGGAAAGGATAAAAATAAATGGAAAGGAAATCCCCCCCGGTGTGGTGGTTGATTTTGTGAAGAATAACAAGGAATTTCTTGACCAGTGTAAGCCCAGTTTTTTTGAAATGACTGTGGGTTTGGCTTTTGCTTATTTTGCCGCAGAAAAAGTGGATTATGCAGTTATTGAAGTTGGTATGGGGGGAAGGTTTGACAGCACCAATATCATAAATCCAGAACTTTGCTTGATTACCAATATTGGTTTGGACCATACCCAGTTTTTGGGAGAAACCATAGCTAAAATTGCCTTTGAAAAAGGAGGGATCATCAAAGAAAATGTTCCTGTAATAATAAGCCAAACCCAGGAAGAAGCTGCTCCGGAATTTAAGGAGATTGCCTTTCAGAAAAATGCCCCCATTTATTTTGCAGATCAATATTACCAGGTGTTTCAAAAAGGATTAAATAAACATAATTTACTTTGTGACTATCAGTTAGTTAAGTGTGGTATTGAAACTGTTGTTTCAATGGATTTATTTGGACAATATCAAGAAAAAAACCTTCCTGGGGTATTAAAGGTTTTAGATATTTTGGGTGAAATGGGCTTAAAGTTAAATGCTGAAGCTATCCATAAAGGGCTAGCCCATGCTGCATCAAATACTCATTTAAAGGGACGATTTCAAAAACTACAAGAAGAGCCCTTGGTTTATTGTGATACCGGTCACAATGTGGATGGTATGACAGCATTGGTCAAACAAATTAGGTCCATGGACTATGACCGATTATATATGGTTTTAGGCATGGTAAATGACAAGGACATCACTCAAGTTCTAGCACTTTTACCAAAAGAAGCGCATTATATTTTTTGCCAAGCCAAGCTCCCACGCGCCTTGGATGCCAAGGAACTAAAAGATAAGGCCTTTGCATTTCAATTACACGGGGAAATAATAAGGGATGTGAATATGGCTTTTAAGGAGACCTTGAAAAAAGCGGGGAAAAAAGACTTAATTTTTGTTGGAGGTAGTACATTTGTGGTCGCAGAATTAGAGAACTTATAA
- a CDS encoding tetratricopeptide repeat protein yields the protein MKKIFLLIFTLSGFLQVNAQSGLYQTAIEKDIDEAYELFHKNQYSAAKYEFEYLKEKDLSPSQRVEVDFYHALAALRIENPDGPGLMEKIRVNYPDDPKSNQASLLLGDYYFDQRHYKTALKHYGQFNTNVALAEQKAELWFKMGYAYFKLGDYTNARRYFDPVKKIPSPLIADGYYYSGFSALKLENYQIAIQDFKQADRYPSYQSKVPYMLSEAYYRQQQYEELIQYVTPILKSRSALDQKEEIYLLLAEAYFEKRDFTQAANYYDASSKSGNGNLSREQKYKAGVAQFKVDNPQKATNYFKEVALEKDRLGQVSSYYLGHSYLKLNNDQFALTSFNTAYKGDFDPEIKSEALYNFAKINLEKGSFKEAVNALDTYLDRFPQGAQVQQVENLLSDALINTNNYLRAIQHIEQMGQKSNRIKAAYQKVSFYQGITYFRNKRYKEAIIYFDKSLSYPIDQDIVSQAHFWKGETYMADENPNPAIRSYEQVVQMGTRAEPETLLKTHYGLGYAYFNTQQYHKAATQFKAYTDKLRGAREQAHYEDALIRLGDSYYVQKKFENALQAYRNAIQLRRSFSDYAHYMAGVALNFQNRNQEAIAQLDQVIDGFPNSPYRDDVIFKKAQINMEESDYSKAREGFSLLIQERPNSPYVPYALESRAIANYSLQNYKSTISDYKKILDSYPNAENVDAALVGLQEALSLEGRSGEFSEYLASYKNANPGNESLQNIEYEAAKNLFFSQSYQEAIKAFKGYLKSYPNSSHNQEAQYFIGDAYYRLEQYDKALEAFYELEDKGASSQKAKAISKIAELEFKNKNYLKAVPYYLSSSKNARDRIEEFEAFNGLMESYYQIGRFDSAIYFADKVIQMGDITANATSKGYLVKAKSFLEKGETTKAQDELMALLNQSESVEGAEGLYLLAKTFHESGNYKQSNETIFDFSDRYAVHDYWYGRCFILLGKNYLELKENFQAKATLESIIENSENQEVVEEAQKVLESI from the coding sequence ATGAAAAAAATATTTCTTTTGATTTTTACCCTCAGCGGCTTTTTGCAGGTAAATGCTCAATCAGGCTTATACCAAACAGCCATTGAAAAGGATATAGACGAGGCTTATGAGCTTTTCCATAAAAACCAATACAGTGCTGCCAAATATGAGTTTGAATATTTAAAGGAAAAAGACCTTTCACCCTCTCAAAGGGTAGAAGTTGATTTTTACCATGCCCTTGCTGCACTCCGAATAGAAAACCCCGATGGGCCGGGTTTAATGGAAAAAATTAGGGTAAATTACCCTGATGATCCTAAATCCAATCAGGCAAGTCTCTTATTAGGTGATTATTATTTTGACCAAAGGCATTACAAGACAGCGCTTAAACATTATGGACAGTTCAATACCAATGTAGCTTTGGCAGAGCAAAAGGCTGAACTTTGGTTTAAAATGGGGTATGCCTATTTTAAGCTTGGAGACTATACCAATGCCCGAAGATATTTTGATCCGGTAAAAAAGATCCCAAGTCCTTTAATAGCCGATGGTTATTATTATTCCGGTTTCTCTGCGTTGAAACTTGAAAATTACCAGATCGCAATTCAGGATTTCAAACAGGCGGACAGGTATCCTTCCTACCAATCAAAAGTCCCATATATGCTGAGCGAAGCCTATTATCGCCAACAACAATATGAGGAATTAATTCAATATGTAACCCCTATTTTAAAATCCAGATCTGCCCTCGACCAGAAAGAGGAAATATATCTGCTACTTGCAGAGGCTTATTTTGAAAAAAGGGATTTTACCCAAGCGGCTAACTACTATGATGCATCTTCGAAAAGTGGAAATGGAAACCTAAGCAGGGAGCAGAAATACAAAGCAGGGGTAGCACAATTTAAGGTTGATAATCCTCAAAAAGCTACCAACTATTTTAAAGAGGTTGCATTGGAAAAAGATCGTTTAGGTCAAGTGTCAAGTTATTATCTAGGTCATTCCTATTTAAAATTGAATAATGATCAGTTTGCCCTAACCAGTTTCAATACTGCCTACAAAGGGGATTTTGATCCTGAAATTAAATCTGAAGCCCTTTATAATTTTGCGAAAATCAATTTGGAAAAAGGAAGTTTCAAGGAAGCAGTAAACGCCCTTGACACTTATTTGGATAGATTTCCCCAGGGAGCCCAGGTTCAGCAAGTGGAAAACCTTCTGAGTGATGCTCTGATCAATACTAATAATTATTTGCGGGCCATTCAGCATATTGAGCAAATGGGCCAAAAATCCAATCGGATAAAAGCTGCTTACCAAAAAGTAAGCTTTTATCAGGGGATAACATATTTCAGAAACAAAAGGTATAAAGAGGCAATCATTTATTTTGATAAATCCCTTTCCTATCCAATTGACCAAGATATTGTTTCCCAGGCACATTTTTGGAAAGGAGAGACTTATATGGCAGATGAAAATCCCAATCCAGCTATTAGGTCTTATGAACAAGTGGTCCAGATGGGGACAAGAGCTGAGCCAGAAACATTGTTGAAAACTCATTATGGTTTGGGGTATGCTTATTTTAATACCCAGCAATACCACAAAGCTGCAACCCAATTTAAAGCTTATACTGATAAACTCCGAGGGGCGAGGGAACAAGCTCATTATGAGGATGCATTGATACGTTTAGGGGACAGTTATTATGTCCAGAAGAAGTTTGAAAATGCATTGCAGGCGTACCGAAATGCCATCCAGCTTAGGAGAAGTTTTTCTGATTATGCTCATTACATGGCAGGTGTTGCCCTAAATTTCCAAAATAGAAACCAGGAGGCTATTGCCCAGCTGGACCAAGTGATTGATGGATTTCCCAATAGTCCATACCGGGATGATGTGATATTCAAAAAAGCCCAAATCAATATGGAAGAATCCGATTATTCCAAAGCCAGGGAAGGGTTTAGCCTATTAATTCAGGAAAGGCCAAATAGCCCTTATGTTCCTTATGCTTTGGAAAGTAGGGCAATTGCTAATTACTCTTTACAAAATTACAAGAGCACCATTTCGGATTACAAAAAAATCCTGGATAGTTATCCAAATGCGGAAAATGTAGATGCTGCATTGGTAGGTTTACAGGAGGCCTTGTCTTTGGAAGGTAGGTCAGGGGAATTTTCCGAATATTTGGCATCATATAAAAATGCCAACCCGGGAAATGAAAGTCTGCAAAACATAGAATATGAGGCTGCAAAAAATTTATTTTTCAGTCAATCTTATCAGGAAGCCATTAAAGCATTTAAAGGTTATTTGAAAAGTTATCCCAATTCAAGCCATAATCAAGAGGCGCAATATTTCATTGGGGATGCATATTATCGTTTGGAGCAATATGATAAAGCTTTGGAGGCTTTTTATGAATTGGAAGACAAAGGTGCTTCCAGCCAAAAAGCTAAAGCTATCAGCAAAATAGCTGAACTGGAATTTAAAAATAAAAATTACCTTAAAGCTGTTCCCTACTATTTGAGTAGTTCCAAAAATGCAAGAGACAGGATCGAAGAGTTTGAAGCTTTTAATGGCCTGATGGAATCCTATTATCAAATAGGTAGATTTGATAGTGCTATTTATTTTGCTGATAAGGTAATCCAAATGGGGGATATTACAGCCAATGCCACCTCCAAGGGATACTTGGTGAAGGCAAAATCCTTTTTGGAGAAAGGGGAAACTACAAAAGCCCAAGATGAATTGATGGCGCTGCTCAATCAAAGTGAATCTGTTGAAGGGGCAGAAGGATTATACCTATTGGCCAAAACCTTCCACGAAAGTGGCAACTATAAGCAGTCCAATGAAACCATTTTTGATTTTTCTGACCGTTATGCAGTTCACGACTATTGGTACGGAAGGTGTTTTATTCTCTTGGGGAAAAATTACCTGGAATTAAAGGAAAACTTCCAGGCCAAAGCCACTTTGGAATCTATTATTGAAAATTCAGAAAACCAAGAAGTAGTAGAAGAAGCTCAAAAAGTACTGGAATCCATATAA
- the trmB gene encoding tRNA (guanosine(46)-N7)-methyltransferase TrmB has protein sequence MGRKKLARFKDNEENENVIQEGKSIFEEIKGNWNKKQFENEHPIVVELACGRGEFTVGLAREYPENNFIGVDIKGSRIWKGSTTAIKEGLENVAFLRTQIELLDRFFGKDEIEELWITFPDPRPRDGDEKKRLTSPRFLEIYKPMIKKDGIIHLKTDNTGLFDYTLEVLKERDDIKDLGYTDDFYSSEYKNDHHGIKTRYEAMFSEKGEKIKYLKFRFDN, from the coding sequence ATGGGAAGAAAAAAGCTCGCCAGATTCAAGGATAACGAAGAAAACGAAAATGTTATTCAGGAAGGGAAATCAATTTTTGAAGAGATAAAAGGAAATTGGAATAAAAAACAATTTGAAAATGAACACCCCATAGTTGTTGAACTTGCTTGTGGAAGGGGAGAGTTTACAGTGGGCCTTGCCAGAGAATACCCTGAAAACAATTTTATAGGTGTTGATATAAAAGGGTCCAGGATATGGAAGGGTAGTACTACTGCCATCAAGGAGGGATTAGAAAATGTGGCTTTTCTTCGTACCCAAATTGAGCTTTTGGATCGATTTTTTGGTAAAGATGAAATTGAAGAACTTTGGATCACATTTCCAGACCCAAGACCAAGGGATGGAGATGAGAAAAAACGATTGACCTCGCCAAGATTTTTGGAAATCTACAAACCCATGATAAAAAAGGATGGGATTATACATTTAAAAACGGATAATACCGGATTGTTTGATTATACACTAGAAGTTTTGAAAGAGCGGGATGATATTAAGGATTTGGGCTATACCGATGATTTTTATTCCTCAGAATATAAAAACGATCATCATGGTATCAAGACACGTTACGAAGCCATGTTTAGTGAAAAAGGGGAAAAAATAAAGTACCTAAAATTTAGATTTGATAATTAA
- a CDS encoding SPOR domain-containing protein, translated as MTKKEREEDQSKKEKDKDFGLPEVEITPISKDEPKSAKPTPIPPSEKEEKPQPSPVSGEKEQVTSEDKQEKAADPKKEEDKKSNTAGILILVLLFIGIIGFAAWYLSRDVAPGNEMEVKSPVATSEDVPEEIEKTEPKITENIPQDPEPEMENEISMIEIDAKGESPRYFVVVGAFMDGDLARDYSDKLNEQGKNTFLIHPGYGSNLHKLAIGDFDNVEEASAMIQDEQPDFEETLWVLKY; from the coding sequence ATGACTAAAAAGGAGCGGGAAGAAGATCAATCAAAAAAAGAAAAAGACAAAGATTTTGGCTTGCCTGAAGTGGAGATAACGCCCATTAGCAAAGATGAGCCAAAATCTGCCAAACCTACTCCAATTCCTCCTTCAGAAAAAGAGGAAAAGCCACAACCTAGTCCGGTTTCAGGAGAAAAGGAACAGGTGACTTCAGAAGACAAACAAGAAAAGGCAGCCGATCCTAAAAAGGAAGAGGATAAAAAATCCAATACAGCTGGAATACTGATCTTAGTGCTACTTTTTATAGGCATTATAGGATTTGCGGCTTGGTATTTGTCCCGAGATGTGGCACCTGGAAATGAAATGGAAGTCAAATCTCCTGTTGCTACCTCGGAGGATGTTCCCGAGGAAATTGAGAAAACAGAACCAAAAATAACTGAAAATATTCCCCAGGATCCAGAACCGGAAATGGAAAATGAAATTTCCATGATTGAAATAGACGCTAAAGGAGAATCCCCACGTTATTTTGTCGTTGTGGGTGCCTTTATGGACGGTGATCTGGCAAGAGATTATTCAGATAAATTAAATGAACAAGGTAAAAACACCTTCCTGATTCATCCAGGTTATGGGTCCAATTTACATAAATTGGCCATAGGGGATTTTGACAATGTGGAAGAAGCATCTGCAATGATCCAGGATGAACAACCGGATTTCGAAGAAACTTTATGGGTTTTGAAATATTAA
- a CDS encoding TonB-dependent receptor has translation MNKILIIIFLCFVLSPVLGQEKQGNERGEVKDTEFIIRKDRVLTLPKKNKNFEKVPALPQPEGLDKFDYEVRDFFFQLDPSPSKMKPYQKRFESSTGETYHSFVKLGYGNYQSPLAELHLNNLESDYLNYGVYLKHQGFYEGPIDKKNSAEDHTNIRIAANYFMEYFEAFGKIGYDRDKYHFYGYTPNLEINPEDIGQIFHTLFGRGGIRNIDRMDPFNYEISLGARIFNDDYSAREHQVDLNANAYYQISDNFKGGLEGQAFLTSPSDETYSDLNRNYLKASPYLEFKNEKFKLLAGANIILENDEIPGKSSSAHLFPRLKANYQLEEEFGLYASFEGDVQRNTYYSFVQENPYLGPSEKLLNTIQDFKATGGIKGNINDAFTYKFAISYGQYDQMHFYGNHENDSTRFQVVYDSTTNVLNYKGGIGYEFDKIYQLNAEVNYYHYSLESLTGAWHRPKWTLDVRNQFTPDARWLIQANAKVMGGINAINFQSDRTSTLNPIIDLQVKADYKLTDQFSLFVEGNNLLHQRNQRFWNYPSRGIQGIGGLTFKF, from the coding sequence ATGAATAAAATACTGATAATCATATTTTTATGCTTTGTATTGTCCCCTGTGTTAGGACAGGAAAAACAAGGTAATGAAAGAGGGGAAGTAAAGGATACCGAATTCATTATTCGAAAGGACAGGGTGTTAACTTTGCCTAAAAAAAACAAAAATTTTGAAAAGGTTCCTGCTTTACCCCAGCCTGAGGGCTTGGATAAATTTGACTATGAGGTAAGGGATTTTTTCTTCCAATTAGATCCCAGTCCATCTAAGATGAAACCTTACCAAAAGAGGTTTGAATCTTCAACCGGAGAAACATATCATAGCTTTGTTAAATTGGGATATGGAAATTATCAGTCTCCATTGGCGGAATTACATCTCAATAATTTGGAAAGCGATTACCTCAATTATGGAGTTTACCTTAAACATCAAGGTTTCTATGAAGGCCCAATTGACAAAAAAAATTCTGCAGAAGACCATACCAATATTCGAATAGCAGCTAATTATTTTATGGAGTATTTTGAGGCTTTTGGCAAAATCGGATATGATCGGGACAAATACCACTTTTATGGTTACACTCCAAATCTTGAAATAAATCCTGAGGACATCGGTCAAATATTCCACACCCTATTTGGTAGAGGGGGCATCAGAAATATAGACCGTATGGATCCATTTAATTATGAGATCTCCCTTGGAGCAAGAATATTTAATGATGACTATTCTGCAAGGGAACATCAGGTTGATTTGAATGCAAATGCCTATTATCAAATCAGTGATAATTTTAAAGGAGGACTAGAGGGGCAAGCTTTTTTAACTTCCCCATCAGATGAGACTTATTCAGACCTCAACAGAAATTATCTTAAAGCTTCGCCTTATTTGGAATTCAAAAATGAAAAGTTCAAACTTTTGGCTGGAGCAAATATCATTTTAGAAAATGATGAAATTCCCGGAAAAAGCTCAAGTGCCCATTTATTCCCCAGGTTAAAAGCCAATTACCAATTAGAAGAGGAATTTGGTCTTTATGCTTCCTTCGAGGGGGATGTTCAAAGAAATACCTACTACAGTTTTGTCCAGGAAAACCCTTATTTGGGGCCCAGTGAAAAGTTGCTTAATACTATTCAGGATTTTAAAGCAACGGGGGGAATAAAAGGAAATATTAATGATGCCTTTACTTATAAGTTTGCCATAAGTTATGGGCAATATGATCAGATGCATTTTTATGGTAATCATGAAAATGATAGTACCCGTTTTCAAGTTGTTTATGATTCAACCACAAATGTATTGAATTACAAAGGGGGTATAGGTTATGAATTTGATAAAATTTATCAATTAAATGCAGAAGTCAACTATTATCATTATTCATTAGAAAGTTTAACCGGAGCTTGGCATAGGCCAAAATGGACATTGGACGTTCGAAACCAATTTACTCCTGATGCCAGGTGGTTGATTCAGGCCAATGCTAAGGTTATGGGTGGAATAAATGCTATTAATTTTCAATCGGATCGGACGAGTACCTTAAATCCAATTATTGACTTACAAGTTAAGGCAGACTATAAACTGACAGATCAGTTTTCTTTATTTGTAGAAGGTAACAATTTATTGCATCAAAGAAATCAACGGTTTTGGAACTATCCAAGCCGTGGAATTCAGGGAATTGGAGGCTTGACCTTTAAATTTTGA
- a CDS encoding ExbD/TolR family protein — MALQSKHKVNTAFSMSSMTDIIFLLLIFFMLTSSFITPSGLPVNLPSSESSDIIMQEVTVTVTKDLKYSVNDRIVSREEIKGELTSLLEGKKGQVVLHIDKEVPVEYLVEIGGIAALLEANVSIATRPYQ, encoded by the coding sequence ATGGCACTTCAATCCAAACATAAGGTCAATACAGCTTTTAGCATGTCCTCCATGACAGATATTATCTTTCTGTTGTTGATCTTTTTTATGTTAACCTCATCTTTTATCACGCCATCAGGTCTTCCTGTTAACTTGCCATCCAGTGAATCCTCAGACATTATTATGCAGGAAGTTACGGTTACGGTTACAAAAGACCTGAAATATTCGGTTAATGACAGGATTGTCAGCCGGGAGGAAATTAAAGGTGAATTGACGTCGTTATTAGAAGGAAAGAAAGGTCAAGTGGTGCTTCATATTGATAAGGAAGTTCCTGTAGAATATTTGGTAGAAATAGGAGGAATAGCGGCTTTATTGGAAGCCAATGTATCCATTGCTACCAGGCCCTATCAATAG